In Dyadobacter sp. CECT 9275, the following proteins share a genomic window:
- a CDS encoding pirin family protein, translating into MSNISIIIEERPADIGNFLVGRLLPFRSKRMVGPFAFIDHMGPANLNEYQNIDIGPHPHIGLSTLTYLFEGAIMHRDTLGMKVEIAPGQVNWMTAGKGIVHSERTPEYLRHTDKKLHGLQIWVALPKDLEQMEPTFFHANAEDIPTWEHEGLHYKLIAGSVFGKQSPVPVYSDLYFFEIKTEKRQTIKIGEELFGETALYILEGTVESEGNIYEPKRILVAKNSSLCEFVMEAGTTVYIFGGEPLPEERFIYWNFVSSDPALIEQAKLNWQAGNFPVIDGEGDLVPLPPVTPGLKPKN; encoded by the coding sequence GCTGACATCGGTAATTTTCTGGTAGGCCGTTTGCTGCCGTTCCGGAGCAAGCGCATGGTAGGGCCTTTCGCTTTTATTGATCACATGGGGCCCGCCAACCTGAACGAGTATCAGAATATTGATATCGGCCCGCATCCGCATATTGGCCTGTCGACGCTCACATACCTGTTTGAAGGTGCAATCATGCATCGGGACACGTTGGGGATGAAAGTGGAAATAGCACCCGGGCAAGTCAACTGGATGACGGCCGGAAAAGGTATCGTTCATTCGGAACGGACGCCGGAATACCTCCGGCATACCGATAAAAAGCTGCATGGTCTACAGATATGGGTTGCTCTGCCGAAGGATCTCGAACAAATGGAACCTACCTTTTTTCATGCCAATGCGGAAGATATCCCGACTTGGGAGCACGAGGGCTTACATTATAAGCTAATTGCCGGTTCGGTTTTCGGTAAACAGTCACCGGTGCCGGTTTACAGTGATCTTTATTTTTTTGAGATTAAAACGGAAAAACGGCAGACTATAAAAATTGGAGAGGAGCTGTTCGGTGAAACGGCCTTATACATTCTGGAAGGAACAGTGGAGAGCGAAGGGAACATTTATGAGCCTAAAAGGATACTGGTAGCCAAAAACAGTTCGCTTTGTGAGTTTGTGATGGAAGCCGGAACCACAGTATATATTTTCGGTGGAGAGCCGTTGCCGGAAGAACGGTTTATTTACTGGAATTTTGTTTCGTCTGATCCTGCTTTGATAGAACAGGCCAAGCTGAACTGGCAGGCAGGAAATTTTCCTGTCATTGACGGTGAAGGAGACCTGGTACCTTTGCCACCGGTGACACCGGGTTTGAAACCTAAAAATTAA